The following proteins come from a genomic window of Misgurnus anguillicaudatus chromosome 10, ASM2758022v2, whole genome shotgun sequence:
- the LOC129448625 gene encoding V-set domain-containing T-cell activation inhibitor 1-like isoform X1 encodes MCLYLCWMTLRTTIVILAHSLLLWSRVNPQQVPVEKIVAPPGSNVTLSCSFPVKPNMVFDSLVINWQRGDKVVHSFYNGSDQLDNQNEVYKGRTSLFTDQLETGNASLMLNDIQPEHDGDYKCSVTCNNGPYGQKVQLLVAAPYDEPEIAVQYLCKNITISLSSSHGFPEPDVTWFAPMGDEVKTLTLDSRGRYRLQSNITLNLTSTVTVRVEMSLDVLSQKFSTALTLHPQPGRCKEETPRCRIGFCISVVLMIPALIILVIHLHGKKCESPLQLIFELERSMKLLQCF; translated from the exons CACACAGTCTCTTACTGTGGTCCAGGGTGAATCCTCAGCAGGTTCCTGTGGAGAAGATTGTAGCTCCTCCAGGTTCAAATGTCACACTCAGCTGCTCTTTTCCTGTGAAACCAAATATGGTTTTTGACAGTTTGGTCATAAACTGGCAGCGTGGTGATAAAGTGGTGCACAGCTTCTATAATGGCAGTGATCAGCTTGACAATCAGAATGAAGTTTACAAAGGAAGGACGTCTCTCTTTACTGACCAACTAGAGACAGGGAATGCATCACTAATGTTAAATGACATTCAGCCAGAACATGATGGAGACTACAAGTGTTCAGTCACATGTAACAATGGTCCTTATGGACAGAAGGTACAGCTACTTGTAGCAG CTCCATATGATGAACCAGAAATTGCCGTCCAGTATCTTTGTAAGAACATCACCATCAGTCTTTCATCTTCTCATGGCTTCCCTGAACCTGATGTGACTTGGTTTGCACCTATGGGAGATGAAGTTAAAACACTAACACTTGACAGCAGGGGTCGCTATAGACTGCAGAGTAACATAACCTTGAATCTGACCTCTacagtaactgtgagagtagaGATGAGTCTGGATGTACTGTCACAAAAGTTCAGCACGGCACTTACACTTCATCCTCAACCAG GACGCTGTAAAGAAGAAACTCCCCGCTGCAGGATTGGGTTTTGTATATCTGTAGTGCTGATGATTCCTGCACTTATAATCCTTGTTATCCATTtacatggcaaaaaat GTGAATCACCACTACAGCTCATTTTTGAGCTAGAGAGGAGTATGAAATTACTACAGTGTTTTTAG